TTTTGTTCTTCCCGCGTTAGTTGGGGCACGTCATCCAGCGCATAAAACCGGTCTTGGACATCTTTGATCAGGTCTTGCACATCCGAATTCATCGACGGTTGTTGTTGGTCAACCATCTGTTGAAGTTCAAGCAACGGCCCCATAATTTCATCGGGAACAATCGGCGCATCGGGGTTCTCTTGTTTTTGCGTATAAACGCCTGCGCCCACCAAGCCTGCAATAATGAGTAACAACAAAAATTGAACCTTGCGCTTCATGGTTTCTCCTGAATATTTGTTAACAAATACGCGGCAGTTGCTCGCCGCTGAGCCGATCTAGAATGCGCACCGCGCCCAACGCGCTTTTGACCAACACGGGAGCGCTTGCCGCCGCTTCGACGCAGCCGATCACAGCGGCGCCTTGTCCGTGTTCATGCCGGGCGATGATCTCGACCGCCCGCGCTGCGTCTTGCGGCGCAACGAAAGCGGCGAAGCGCCCTTCATTCGCAACGTACAACGGGTCGAACCCCAATAATTCGCAAACGCCTTGCACGTCGTCGCGCACTGGCGCCGCGCTTTCATCAACGCTGACTGTTACCTTGGCGATCTCTGCAATTTCATTGAGCGCCGACGCCAGCCCGCCGCGGGTCAGGTCGCGCAGGCAATGCACTTCGACGCCCGCCGCCAGCAAGGATGCAACCATATCATGCACCGGGGCGGAGTCGCTCTCAATCGGCGAAGAAAATTGCAGCCCCTCGCGTACGGTAAGAACTGCGATGCCGTGGCGCCCCAGGTCACCATTGACGATGACCGCATCGCCCTCGCGCACTTCAGTCGGCGCGATCACGCGGTCTTGTTCGATCACGCCAATTCCGGTGGTATTGATAAACACGCCGTCGCCTTTGCCTTTGTCGACTACCTTGGTGTCGCCCGTAACGATATCCACCCCGCAACGTCGCGCCGCGTCGCGCATCGAGTCAGCGATTTTGCGCAGGGTTTCAATCGGTAAGCCTTCTTCGAGAATGTAGCCCGCGCTCAACGCCACCGGACGCGCTCCACTCATGGCGAGATCGTTCACCGTGCCATGCACCGCCAACGAACCGATATCGCCGCCGGGAAAAAACAGCGGATGCACCACATACGAATCGGTGGTAAACGCGATGCGGGCGCCGCCCACATTTAACACGGCGCTATCGTGGCGCTGGTCGAGCGTCTCATTACGAAACGAGGCGCGAAAAACGGATTCAATCAGGCGGTCCATCAAGGCGCCGCCGCCGCCGTGCGCCATCACTACGCGCTCATATTCATTTTTAGGAACCGGACACACCGGAGCAAATTCGTCCATCATTTCTCCACGTTTGCTGCTTGGATCTCGCGGCGCCGATAACGATAATACGCTGCGCAGGCGCCTTCGTTCGACACCATCGGCGCACCCAAGGGGTGCTCCGGCGTACAACGCACGCCAAACGCCGCGCATTGATGCGGCTTTTGAACGCCCGTCAGAATTTTGCCGCTGATGCACTCCGCCGGTTCATGCGACGCCGCGTCGTTGGCGCATCCAAATCGCTGTTCCGCGTCATACCCCGCAAATTTTTCCCGCAAGCCAAAGCCGCTTTCTGGAATCACGCCCAATCCGCGCCATGCGCGATCAACCGGCTCGAACACTTCATGCAAAACCCGCAACGCCGCCGGGTTGCCCTCGCGCTTTACGATGCGGCGGTATTGGTTTTCGACTTCAGCGCGGCCTTGTTCCAATTGCTTCAAACAGGCGAGCACGCCCTGCAACAAATCAACCGGCTCGAAGCCCGTCACCACAATAGGAACACGAAATTGCTGCGCAATCGGCGGATATTCTTCATAGCCCATCACCGCGCAAACATGCCCGGCGGCGAGAAAGCCTTCGACCTGCACATCCGGCAACGACAACAGCGCCGTCATCGCGGGGGGGACGCGCATCTGTGATACCAACAGCGAAAAATTCTTGAGACCTTCGCGCTTGGCTTGCAGCGCCGCCATCGCGTTGGGCGGCGTCGTTGTTTCAAAACCAATCGCGAAAAACACCACCTCGCGTTCCGGGTTCTCCCGCGCCAGTTTCACCGCATCCAGCGGCGAATACACCACGCGAACATCGCCGCCGTTGGCTTTCACGCTGAACAAATCGCTGTTCGTCCCCGGCACGCGCAGCATATCGCCGAACGAGCAAAAAATCACTTCGGGGCGGGCGGCGATTTCAAAGGCTTTATCTAAAATCGCCGTCGGCGTCACGCACACCGGGCAGC
Above is a window of Candidatus Hinthialibacter antarcticus DNA encoding:
- the hypE gene encoding hydrogenase expression/formation protein HypE → MMDEFAPVCPVPKNEYERVVMAHGGGGALMDRLIESVFRASFRNETLDQRHDSAVLNVGGARIAFTTDSYVVHPLFFPGGDIGSLAVHGTVNDLAMSGARPVALSAGYILEEGLPIETLRKIADSMRDAARRCGVDIVTGDTKVVDKGKGDGVFINTTGIGVIEQDRVIAPTEVREGDAVIVNGDLGRHGIAVLTVREGLQFSSPIESDSAPVHDMVASLLAAGVEVHCLRDLTRGGLASALNEIAEIAKVTVSVDESAAPVRDDVQGVCELLGFDPLYVANEGRFAAFVAPQDAARAVEIIARHEHGQGAAVIGCVEAAASAPVLVKSALGAVRILDRLSGEQLPRIC
- the hypD gene encoding hydrogenase formation protein HypD: MKHLREYRDPEAAKRLLGEIHKTISRPCSMMEICGGQTHSILKNGLDQLLPESLNLIHGPGCPVCVTPTAILDKAFEIAARPEVIFCSFGDMLRVPGTNSDLFSVKANGGDVRVVYSPLDAVKLARENPEREVVFFAIGFETTTPPNAMAALQAKREGLKNFSLLVSQMRVPPAMTALLSLPDVQVEGFLAAGHVCAVMGYEEYPPIAQQFRVPIVVTGFEPVDLLQGVLACLKQLEQGRAEVENQYRRIVKREGNPAALRVLHEVFEPVDRAWRGLGVIPESGFGLREKFAGYDAEQRFGCANDAASHEPAECISGKILTGVQKPHQCAAFGVRCTPEHPLGAPMVSNEGACAAYYRYRRREIQAANVEK